The Virgibacillus dokdonensis genome includes a window with the following:
- a CDS encoding STAS/SEC14 domain-containing protein, translating into MMFEEKLHWEQIHKTAVKGVDKMIKITPAKMDNAIEVEVQGKVEKEDLNLFEEFFTMKKQEYNKVNILLLLDKMEGMSLKCVLEDLKMVQHLKYIQKLAIVSDKKWIEIGVKLERLLPETNVEHFIPENKVQAQHWLGE; encoded by the coding sequence ATGATGTTTGAAGAAAAACTGCACTGGGAACAGATACATAAAACCGCAGTAAAAGGAGTGGATAAAATGATTAAAATAACCCCAGCAAAAATGGATAATGCAATTGAAGTTGAAGTGCAAGGAAAAGTAGAAAAAGAGGATTTGAATCTTTTTGAAGAATTTTTTACGATGAAAAAACAAGAATATAATAAAGTTAATATACTTCTACTACTTGATAAAATGGAAGGCATGTCTTTAAAATGTGTTTTAGAAGATTTGAAAATGGTGCAACATTTAAAATATATTCAAAAACTGGCAATTGTAAGTGATAAGAAATGGATAGAAATAGGGGTGAAACTTGAAAGGCTGCTCCCAGAAACAAACGTGGAGCATTTTATACCAGAAAATAAAGTTCAAGCGCAACATTGGTTAGGTGAATAA
- a CDS encoding tryptophan synthase subunit alpha encodes MKQLALYLPCCFPNETKFFDVLNLMEKYKVDILELGVPVTNPHMDGAVIRESHQQVLNQGFNKADFKQILARIKEQYSFKVVVMTYAEGLMEYDLLTSCKNKMDGLLCVDRTVTIEDFHSPIQIYNEEMTDEVLKEQLEHNRLFAYCMSGIGKTGSFNHVPNNYMDTMKRIKTFSSIPVYIGFGIKDQRDVASVFANGADGAIIGSYFVNLVATSTMEHIENYLSELKYIR; translated from the coding sequence ATGAAACAACTTGCATTGTATCTGCCGTGCTGTTTTCCAAATGAAACAAAATTTTTTGATGTTTTAAATCTTATGGAGAAATATAAAGTTGACATTTTAGAGTTGGGTGTTCCAGTCACCAATCCTCATATGGATGGGGCAGTTATTAGGGAAAGCCATCAACAAGTGTTAAATCAAGGGTTTAATAAAGCCGATTTTAAACAAATATTAGCTAGAATAAAGGAACAATATTCTTTTAAAGTAGTGGTTATGACTTATGCGGAAGGGCTTATGGAGTACGATTTATTAACTTCCTGTAAAAATAAAATGGACGGTTTACTATGTGTTGATAGAACTGTTACTATAGAAGATTTTCATTCACCTATACAGATTTATAATGAGGAAATGACTGACGAAGTACTAAAAGAACAGTTGGAACATAATCGTTTATTCGCTTATTGTATGAGTGGCATTGGTAAAACGGGTAGCTTTAATCATGTGCCAAATAATTATATGGATACAATGAAGCGGATAAAGACGTTTAGCTCGATTCCTGTTTATATTGGATTTGGCATCAAAGATCAAAGAGACGTAGCTAGTGTGTTTGCAAACGGTGCAGATGGAGCAATTATTGGTTCTTATTTTGTGAACTTGGTAGCAACTTCTACAATGGAGCACATTGAAAACTATCTCAGCGAACTAAAGTATATTCGATAA
- a CDS encoding PTS sugar transporter subunit IIB, whose amino-acid sequence MIKIVTVCGAGVGSSMMLRVYAQQVLSEEGIQATVEASDISSVSADEYDIVITTSDFADILRNSKAKVVRIDNMMDKELLRTELMKVI is encoded by the coding sequence ATGATTAAAATTGTTACCGTTTGTGGTGCTGGTGTAGGGAGTAGTATGATGTTACGGGTATATGCGCAGCAAGTGCTGTCTGAAGAAGGAATTCAAGCTACTGTGGAGGCATCAGATATTAGCTCAGTAAGTGCGGATGAATATGATATTGTTATAACAACTTCTGATTTCGCTGATATTTTACGCAATTCAAAAGCAAAGGTTGTAAGAATCGATAACATGATGGATAAAGAGTTGCTCAGAACGGAATTAATGAAAGTAATTTAG
- a CDS encoding MFS transporter — MNSWKNPILLLLSIGISSIGNFIHLVAINIIVYQLTGSAAAVAGLWIIGPLTNIFTKFWTGSFIDYRSKRSVMILTYMFRAVFISLIPFAPNMIVIYIILVVLSIANAFFHPASSTYITILVPIEKRKRFNSFYSFASSGAFIIGPAIGGTLILSTSVEITLWLNAISFLIASILLLFISQTENIVKEAIPTLTVSQIIKDFTVVQSFMKENKYVSFIYLGFNLIMLFTFAMDAQEVVFTQQVIGLSELEYSMLISLTGLGSVSGAILLSIFSNQFSIRNMISVGIIMTAIGYVIYAFSWSFTSIVVGFLILGFFLVFLNAGIMTFYQNNVPVDIMGRVTSIYQLIQSALQVFFILVIGIAADIVSMRLTIIILALLMFLSSCLFVFAILKKG; from the coding sequence GTGAATAGTTGGAAAAATCCAATATTACTACTGTTATCCATTGGCATTTCAAGTATTGGAAACTTTATACATTTAGTTGCTATTAACATCATTGTTTACCAACTTACTGGATCAGCAGCCGCAGTTGCAGGACTTTGGATTATCGGACCATTAACAAATATATTCACAAAGTTCTGGACAGGAAGTTTTATCGATTATCGGAGTAAGCGCAGCGTAATGATCCTAACATATATGTTTCGAGCTGTTTTTATCAGTCTCATCCCCTTTGCGCCGAACATGATAGTCATTTATATTATTCTTGTCGTTCTGAGTATAGCGAACGCTTTTTTTCACCCAGCATCATCTACTTACATTACTATCCTCGTTCCAATAGAAAAAAGAAAGCGCTTCAACTCTTTTTATTCATTTGCTAGTTCTGGCGCCTTTATCATTGGCCCAGCCATCGGTGGTACACTTATTTTATCAACAAGTGTAGAAATAACACTTTGGCTCAACGCCATATCCTTTTTAATAGCATCCATTTTATTGTTATTTATTTCCCAGACAGAAAATATTGTAAAAGAAGCAATCCCTACATTGACTGTTTCGCAAATCATAAAAGATTTCACTGTCGTTCAAAGCTTTATGAAAGAAAACAAGTATGTAAGCTTTATCTACCTCGGCTTTAATTTAATTATGCTGTTTACCTTTGCTATGGATGCACAAGAAGTCGTTTTTACACAACAAGTAATAGGGCTCTCTGAATTGGAATACAGTATGTTAATTAGCTTAACAGGACTTGGTTCTGTTTCAGGTGCTATTTTACTATCTATATTTTCAAATCAATTCTCCATAAGAAACATGATAAGTGTTGGCATCATTATGACCGCAATTGGTTATGTCATTTACGCTTTCTCTTGGTCTTTTACGTCCATTGTAGTTGGATTTTTAATCTTAGGTTTTTTTCTAGTATTTCTTAATGCCGGCATCATGACATTTTATCAAAATAATGTACCAGTAGATATTATGGGGAGGGTAACTAGTATTTACCAGTTAATTCAAAGTGCTCTGCAAGTCTTTTTTATTTTAGTGATAGGCATTGCAGCTGATATCGTTTCAATGCGGCTTACAATCATTATCCTCGCTCTTCTTATGTTCCTTTCATCCTGCCTTTTTGTCTTTGCTATTTTAAAAAAAGGATAA
- a CDS encoding peptidase U32 family protein gives MELIATAESVHQAKSLLNAGVDTLYVGEDTFGLRLPASLSREEVKEICYIAHENNKKVCVAMNAIIHNDRIKLIPGYFEFLQELMVDSITIGDPGVIHLLHKHQVQLPYVYDPHTMVTSAKQVNFWAQRGAKGAVLARELTYQELTSIATNATIPVEVLVYGATCIHHSKRPLLTNYFSYTKQQNENNKNLFMAEPKKSETHYSIYEDINGTHIFDTNDINLLPYLEKLVHARILKWKLDGIYTNGQAFVEIAKLFAEAKQACLDDAWSKQLQENLTTKLIEYHPHKRTLDTGFFLKDPADVQ, from the coding sequence ATTGAACTTATAGCGACAGCAGAATCAGTGCACCAAGCAAAGTCATTATTAAATGCTGGTGTTGATACATTATATGTTGGAGAGGATACATTTGGTCTCCGTTTACCAGCAAGTCTATCGAGAGAAGAAGTGAAGGAAATATGTTATATAGCGCATGAAAATAATAAAAAAGTCTGTGTCGCAATGAATGCTATTATTCATAACGACCGGATTAAGTTAATTCCTGGCTATTTTGAGTTTTTACAAGAACTAATGGTTGATTCGATAACTATTGGTGATCCGGGAGTTATCCATTTATTGCACAAGCATCAAGTGCAATTACCATATGTGTATGACCCTCATACGATGGTTACGAGTGCAAAACAAGTGAATTTCTGGGCACAACGCGGAGCCAAAGGTGCAGTACTTGCAAGGGAGTTAACGTATCAAGAATTAACATCTATAGCTACAAATGCGACAATTCCTGTGGAAGTGCTTGTCTATGGAGCAACTTGTATTCACCATTCAAAGCGACCTCTACTTACGAATTATTTTAGTTACACAAAACAACAAAACGAAAATAACAAAAATTTATTTATGGCAGAACCGAAAAAATCAGAAACACATTACTCCATCTATGAAGATATAAATGGCACACATATTTTTGATACAAATGATATTAACTTATTACCTTATTTAGAAAAATTAGTGCATGCACGGATATTAAAATGGAAACTAGATGGTATCTATACAAATGGACAAGCATTCGTGGAGATTGCAAAGCTTTTTGCTGAAGCCAAACAAGCATGTTTAGATGATGCTTGGTCTAAGCAGTTACAGGAAAATTTAACAACAAAATTAATAGAATATCATCCTCATAAACGAACACTGGATACTGGATTCTTTTTAAAAGACCCAGCAGATGTGCAGTAA
- a CDS encoding peptidase U32 family protein, with protein MRILKKKPEVLAPAGTLEKLKTAIYYGADAVYIGGSAYGLRSRAGNFSYEEMQEGVAFAKKHEAHVYVAANMVAHEGDMKGAGDFFRTIRDIGVRAVIVSDPALIETCMMEAPGLPIHLSTQSSATNYETLNFWKQEGLERVVLAREVGMDEIKEIRNHTDVEIEAFIHGAMCISYSGRCTLSNHMSARDANRGGCSQSCRWKYDLFELDHQGVRQSYSAEETDEPFSMSAVDMSMIHNIPDFIENGVDSLKIEGRMKSIHYVSTVANVYRKAVDSYCEDPAHFTFQQAWEDELWKVAQRELSTGFYYGTPNEQQQLFGRRRKIPVYKFVGQVLEYNDSSKIATVQQRNSFSVGDKVEFYGPGFTHVYQTINQMWNENGEPIERAAHPMMKVRVQMDAPVKPFDMMRKAK; from the coding sequence ATGCGAATTTTAAAGAAAAAGCCAGAAGTATTAGCGCCAGCTGGTACATTAGAAAAATTAAAAACAGCTATTTACTACGGTGCAGATGCTGTTTATATTGGTGGAAGCGCATACGGATTACGAAGTCGTGCAGGTAATTTTTCATATGAAGAAATGCAGGAAGGAGTTGCCTTTGCCAAAAAACATGAAGCGCACGTGTATGTCGCTGCAAATATGGTAGCTCATGAAGGAGATATGAAAGGAGCTGGCGACTTCTTTCGAACGATAAGAGATATCGGGGTGCGCGCAGTTATTGTTTCAGACCCAGCTTTAATTGAAACGTGTATGATGGAAGCGCCGGGACTTCCGATTCACTTATCGACACAATCCTCTGCAACGAATTATGAGACGTTGAATTTTTGGAAACAAGAGGGTTTGGAGCGTGTTGTATTAGCAAGAGAAGTTGGAATGGATGAGATTAAAGAAATACGAAATCATACAGATGTAGAGATTGAGGCATTTATTCATGGTGCAATGTGTATTTCATATTCTGGGCGTTGTACGTTATCTAACCATATGTCTGCTAGAGATGCAAATCGAGGCGGTTGTTCCCAATCTTGTCGTTGGAAATACGATTTATTCGAGTTGGATCATCAAGGCGTGCGTCAAAGTTATTCAGCTGAGGAAACTGATGAACCATTCTCCATGAGTGCTGTAGATATGTCTATGATTCACAACATTCCTGATTTTATTGAAAACGGCGTAGATAGTTTAAAAATTGAAGGAAGAATGAAATCAATTCACTATGTTTCTACGGTAGCAAATGTGTACCGCAAAGCTGTTGACAGTTATTGTGAAGATCCTGCTCATTTTACATTCCAGCAAGCTTGGGAAGATGAGCTTTGGAAAGTGGCACAACGTGAATTATCAACTGGTTTTTATTACGGAACGCCGAATGAACAGCAGCAATTATTTGGACGTCGGAGAAAGATTCCGGTATATAAATTTGTTGGTCAAGTATTGGAATATAATGATTCTTCTAAAATAGCTACTGTACAACAACGAAATAGTTTTTCTGTCGGAGATAAAGTAGAGTTTTACGGTCCTGGCTTTACACACGTCTATCAAACAATAAATCAGATGTGGAACGAAAATGGTGAGCCAATTGAACGAGCTGCTCACCCAATGATGAAAGTCCGTGTGCAAATGGATGCACCTGTAAAGCCATTCGATATGATGAGAAAAGCCAAGTAG
- a CDS encoding sulfite exporter TauE/SafE family protein, producing MVFILCLAIGIITALVGALMGLGGGLVLIPSLLWLHQFLDAFAWATPQTVVGISLVAMVFTALSSTIAYVKTKRIDYKAGLWLISGSIPGSVFGSWLNKFMDTEPFLFYFGIVMIAVSMLFFMKRKITSQVEPKNQSLRSFYIDGKTYYYHFSAWIAFVLSLVVGILSGLFGIGGGSIMVPAMILLFGIPTHVATATSMFMILFISLIGASTHISLGHLEWQYALFFIPGAWIGGKLGAMINQRLTGKALEWILRILLIIIGIRMIFQGLS from the coding sequence ATGGTATTCATTCTTTGTTTAGCAATAGGGATAATAACAGCGCTGGTTGGTGCTCTGATGGGGTTAGGTGGAGGACTTGTTCTGATTCCAAGCTTACTATGGTTACATCAATTTTTAGATGCATTCGCGTGGGCAACGCCACAAACTGTAGTTGGAATTTCCCTTGTAGCAATGGTATTCACGGCATTATCTTCAACAATTGCTTATGTAAAAACAAAACGGATTGATTATAAAGCAGGTTTGTGGCTTATTTCAGGGAGTATTCCTGGAAGTGTTTTTGGCTCTTGGCTCAACAAGTTTATGGATACAGAGCCGTTTTTATTTTACTTTGGAATCGTTATGATCGCAGTGTCCATGTTGTTTTTTATGAAACGAAAGATAACCTCGCAAGTTGAACCTAAAAATCAAAGTTTACGGAGTTTTTATATAGACGGTAAAACGTATTATTATCATTTTTCGGCTTGGATAGCCTTTGTGTTGTCGCTAGTTGTAGGGATTCTTTCCGGCTTGTTTGGTATTGGTGGTGGATCAATCATGGTTCCCGCTATGATCCTTTTATTTGGTATACCTACGCATGTAGCTACAGCGACATCTATGTTTATGATTTTATTTATTAGTCTAATTGGAGCTAGCACGCATATTTCACTTGGTCATTTGGAATGGCAATATGCGCTATTCTTTATTCCAGGAGCATGGATTGGTGGAAAATTAGGTGCCATGATCAATCAACGTTTGACTGGAAAAGCGCTTGAATGGATTTTGCGCATTTTATTAATTATAATTGGTATTCGAATGATTTTCCAAGGGCTGTCATAA
- a CDS encoding PTS ascorbate transporter subunit IIC: MDFIMYLIDNIFSQAVFVIGIVVLIGLLVQKKSFDNIVSSTAKTMIGFLLINTGAQSLGISLLPLQPMLSKVFHLNAEVPTLAEAQMESFVAIGTEMALIFALGFIIHILFARMTPFKYVHLSAHVSFFYAGLIAALLKFGTNMGFVPLVLTGSLILGFYLTFTCSYVAPLMKNIKGGEGFTLGHSSSSGVWIAAKLGGVFGNKKRDLEDIKIPKMLNFLREMTIALTVIMFLLFLVVSIISGPTWVMKNISDGRDVFSFSLLNGLQFGLWITVILAGVRMLLAEIIPAFHGIADKVIPNAKPGLDVPLLFPNYPTSVIVGFLTSLVAGFVGMIILALIDYPIAVFPALIPTFFTGAATAIFGNSTGGVRGALIGSFANGLILILGQAFLLPQVGSYASIMRILSETDYALYGPLLGLLLKLIGG; encoded by the coding sequence ATGGATTTCATTATGTATCTAATTGACAATATATTCAGTCAGGCAGTGTTTGTAATTGGAATTGTTGTGTTAATCGGGTTATTGGTGCAAAAGAAAAGCTTTGATAACATTGTTTCCAGTACAGCTAAAACAATGATCGGCTTTTTGCTTATTAATACTGGAGCACAATCACTAGGAATATCTTTATTACCTTTACAGCCAATGCTTAGTAAAGTATTTCATTTAAATGCAGAAGTACCAACACTTGCTGAAGCTCAAATGGAAAGCTTTGTTGCAATTGGTACTGAAATGGCACTTATTTTTGCGTTAGGATTCATTATTCATATTTTATTTGCACGAATGACCCCATTTAAATACGTACATTTGTCTGCTCATGTGTCTTTTTTCTATGCTGGTTTAATCGCAGCTTTGTTAAAGTTCGGTACGAATATGGGATTTGTCCCACTTGTATTAACTGGTTCACTTATACTCGGATTTTATTTAACGTTTACTTGTTCTTATGTAGCGCCGCTTATGAAAAATATTAAAGGTGGAGAAGGATTCACGTTGGGGCATTCTAGTTCTAGTGGTGTTTGGATTGCAGCAAAGCTAGGCGGGGTGTTTGGTAATAAAAAACGTGATTTAGAAGATATTAAGATTCCAAAAATGTTAAATTTCTTGCGTGAAATGACGATAGCGCTAACAGTTATTATGTTTTTATTATTCCTTGTTGTATCCATTATCTCTGGTCCAACTTGGGTTATGAAAAATATAAGTGATGGGAGAGATGTTTTTTCTTTCTCTTTATTAAATGGCTTGCAATTTGGATTGTGGATTACTGTTATTTTAGCTGGTGTAAGAATGTTATTAGCTGAAATCATACCTGCATTTCACGGAATTGCTGATAAAGTTATTCCGAATGCAAAACCTGGCTTAGATGTACCACTTTTATTCCCAAATTACCCGACCTCAGTTATTGTAGGCTTTTTAACGAGCTTAGTTGCGGGATTTGTTGGGATGATCATCTTGGCTTTGATCGATTATCCAATTGCTGTTTTTCCAGCATTAATACCAACATTCTTTACTGGTGCTGCTACGGCAATATTTGGGAATTCAACAGGGGGAGTTAGAGGTGCATTGATTGGTTCGTTTGCCAATGGTTTAATTTTAATTCTTGGTCAAGCATTTCTTCTTCCACAAGTAGGGTCCTATGCATCTATTATGCGCATACTTAGTGAAACTGACTATGCTTTGTATGGGCCATTACTAGGTTTGTTACTTAAGTTGATTGGAGGCTAA
- a CDS encoding c-type cytochrome — MKRSRIKWLLFMSLGMFLILFTACSNSETESNEKTGEREGELAYNPPSMEELDADDPMTSYIQKGEKIFNETNTVLSERVGNELSCASCHADGGVAPSSSMVGVTTQFPQYRPREGVAFTIEDRINGCMIRSMNGQKMDYDSEEMRALTAYLTYISEGIETGEDIPWRMQNTMEEIPEPNVTRGEGLYEQKNCLSCHATDGSGTGATTGPALWGDNSFNDGAGMSRLSKMSGYLKNNMPPNEDDTLTDQEAADIAAFLLSKERPEWKGHDSDWPNGGRPSDIIDKERREKIREGTFNWADIENVIPAK, encoded by the coding sequence ATGAAGAGAAGTAGAATAAAATGGCTATTGTTCATGTCACTTGGAATGTTTTTAATCTTATTTACAGCGTGTAGTAATAGTGAGACAGAAAGCAATGAGAAAACAGGAGAACGAGAGGGGGAGTTAGCGTATAATCCTCCTTCTATGGAGGAGTTAGATGCGGATGATCCGATGACTTCTTACATTCAAAAAGGTGAAAAAATATTTAACGAGACGAACACTGTATTATCCGAAAGAGTAGGGAATGAATTATCCTGTGCAAGCTGTCACGCGGATGGGGGGGTAGCCCCTTCCTCTTCTATGGTAGGTGTGACGACACAATTTCCGCAGTATCGACCAAGAGAAGGCGTAGCATTTACAATTGAAGACAGAATTAATGGATGTATGATAAGAAGTATGAATGGGCAGAAAATGGATTATGATAGTGAAGAAATGCGTGCGCTTACAGCTTACTTAACGTATATTTCAGAAGGAATTGAAACCGGTGAAGATATCCCGTGGCGAATGCAAAATACGATGGAGGAAATTCCAGAGCCTAATGTAACTAGGGGAGAAGGATTATACGAGCAGAAAAATTGCTTGAGTTGTCATGCCACTGATGGTTCTGGAACCGGAGCAACAACTGGACCAGCCTTGTGGGGAGATAATTCATTCAATGATGGAGCGGGTATGAGTAGGCTGAGTAAAATGTCTGGGTATTTAAAAAATAATATGCCTCCAAATGAAGACGACACGTTAACAGATCAAGAAGCAGCTGATATCGCAGCTTTTCTGTTATCAAAAGAGCGACCAGAGTGGAAAGGACATGACTCAGATTGGCCAAATGGAGGAAGACCTTCAGATATCATAGATAAAGAACGTAGAGAAAAAATTCGTGAAGGCACATTTAATTGGGCTGATATTGAGAATGTTATTCCTGCTAAATAA
- a CDS encoding universal stress protein, whose translation MSANILVAYDGSELSRKAVEEAKKQAKLVDDATVHAVTVITHAGPTANAALARSFMGEMAEEIRPSMERIREEFEEEGIHCKSEVLLDYSFRNPSSQIVEYAKENNIELIILGSRGLGGVGRLLLGSVSSQIVQHAACKVLIVK comes from the coding sequence ATGAGTGCAAATATTCTAGTAGCTTATGACGGTTCGGAACTAAGTAGAAAAGCAGTAGAGGAAGCGAAAAAGCAGGCTAAACTTGTTGATGATGCAACAGTACATGCGGTAACTGTCATTACTCACGCTGGGCCAACAGCTAATGCGGCACTTGCTCGCAGTTTTATGGGTGAAATGGCAGAAGAAATTCGTCCATCAATGGAAAGGATACGAGAAGAATTTGAAGAAGAAGGTATTCATTGTAAATCGGAAGTGTTGTTAGATTATTCTTTTCGTAATCCAAGCTCTCAAATTGTAGAGTATGCAAAAGAAAATAATATAGAATTGATTATTTTAGGTAGTAGAGGACTAGGTGGAGTAGGTCGACTTCTGTTAGGAAGTGTCAGTAGTCAAATTGTTCAACATGCAGCGTGTAAAGTACTTATTGTGAAATAG
- a CDS encoding BglG family transcription antiterminator, protein MNNRARDIVLLFIENDHFFTVHALTQHFSVSQRTIYNDLMDIDAFLAEHDLPSLLRQKRNGIKLQLRKSDQKKLKDLLDQEELGVYSPEERKNAALHYMLTRHEYVTIDQVSNFLKVSRNTVINDMKQWKLWLQDQSLSLTSYPYKGLKIEGTELAMRKALLTIYKNEKRERVQITSVEQSILNEFLSVEEINHLTRMVRKAEDDLQIIISDHSYFRVILHLGLAITRVKMRRTLNDEAISASVLETREYEVACIIKKEIERAFSIVFPENEVMYFASQLVSSSLQGAKQYGNTNDQWLPLQMVTRTFVEKLETVFHMSFMEDAQLFNGLMAHLRPAIYRLKNDTHIENPVLNAIKENYQYVHHQVMQTIPVIETQLDVNFNEHEASFITMYVTAAIERQKKKIRRKPVVIIVCDTGMSTSQMLATQLKNLFHIRVLGAFPARQAAEIVQQEFIDLVITTVSIEIKGTEVINVNPVLSKEDIQKLALLLEKFEGQELLVLDILQIMEPYCTVHNSLELRNKLQQYFQHDATKTRQLERRANPVLIEVLNENLIITQSDVQDRDSAVKLSGELLLKNDLIKRDYIEAMVNNVHENGTYIVIAPGIAMPHARPEYGAKDIGFSIVTLKDPIAFGHRTNDPVRIVIGFCAIDHETHLTALSELVGVLNQEEKLTAILNAESSKEIMDIFQKEEKQ, encoded by the coding sequence ATGAATAATCGCGCGCGTGATATTGTTTTATTATTTATTGAAAATGATCATTTTTTTACGGTCCATGCACTTACGCAACACTTTTCTGTAAGTCAACGTACTATTTACAATGACTTAATGGACATTGATGCATTTTTGGCAGAACATGATCTTCCCTCTTTACTACGTCAAAAAAGAAACGGCATAAAATTACAGCTTCGGAAATCGGATCAAAAAAAACTAAAAGATCTATTGGATCAAGAAGAACTAGGGGTCTATTCACCTGAAGAACGAAAAAATGCTGCTTTACATTACATGTTAACTCGCCATGAATATGTAACTATTGATCAAGTATCTAACTTTTTAAAGGTATCGAGAAATACGGTAATTAACGATATGAAGCAATGGAAGCTTTGGTTACAGGATCAATCATTATCGTTAACATCCTATCCTTATAAAGGCTTGAAAATAGAGGGTACAGAATTAGCAATGAGAAAAGCACTCTTAACAATTTATAAAAATGAAAAAAGAGAACGTGTACAAATTACAAGCGTAGAACAGTCTATTCTAAATGAGTTTCTTTCGGTTGAAGAGATTAACCACCTTACTCGTATGGTTAGAAAGGCTGAAGATGATCTGCAAATAATTATTTCAGATCATTCCTACTTTAGAGTTATTCTTCACCTTGGATTGGCTATTACTCGCGTGAAGATGCGACGTACACTTAACGATGAAGCGATTTCTGCAAGTGTTCTAGAAACTCGTGAGTATGAAGTAGCTTGTATAATCAAAAAAGAAATAGAACGAGCTTTTAGCATCGTGTTTCCAGAAAACGAAGTAATGTATTTTGCTTCACAACTTGTTAGTAGTAGTCTGCAGGGGGCGAAACAATACGGAAATACGAACGACCAATGGCTTCCCTTACAAATGGTAACTCGTACTTTTGTTGAAAAGCTAGAAACGGTATTTCATATGTCGTTTATGGAGGATGCGCAACTATTTAACGGTTTAATGGCTCATTTACGGCCAGCCATTTACCGGCTTAAAAATGATACGCACATTGAAAATCCTGTTTTAAATGCTATAAAGGAAAACTACCAATATGTGCATCATCAAGTAATGCAGACAATCCCTGTTATTGAAACGCAGTTGGATGTTAACTTTAATGAACATGAAGCTTCTTTTATAACGATGTATGTTACTGCAGCTATAGAAAGACAAAAGAAAAAAATCCGTAGAAAGCCTGTTGTCATTATTGTTTGCGATACAGGAATGAGCACATCACAAATGCTAGCAACACAATTAAAAAATTTGTTTCATATCCGTGTACTAGGTGCATTTCCAGCCAGACAGGCTGCTGAAATTGTTCAACAAGAGTTCATTGATTTAGTCATAACGACCGTTTCAATAGAGATTAAAGGGACAGAAGTTATTAATGTGAATCCTGTATTATCAAAAGAAGATATTCAGAAATTAGCTTTGTTATTAGAAAAGTTTGAGGGGCAAGAGTTGCTTGTGTTGGATATTTTGCAAATTATGGAGCCTTACTGTACTGTTCATAATTCATTGGAGCTTAGAAATAAGCTACAGCAGTATTTTCAGCATGATGCAACAAAAACGCGTCAACTAGAGAGGAGAGCAAATCCTGTGTTAATTGAAGTATTGAATGAAAATCTGATTATTACACAATCAGATGTACAAGATAGAGATAGTGCTGTAAAACTAAGTGGTGAATTGCTCTTGAAAAATGACTTAATTAAACGAGATTACATTGAAGCAATGGTTAACAATGTTCATGAAAATGGTACTTATATCGTCATTGCACCGGGGATAGCCATGCCTCATGCAAGACCAGAATATGGAGCAAAAGATATTGGTTTTAGCATTGTTACATTGAAAGATCCAATTGCTTTTGGGCACAGAACGAATGATCCTGTGAGAATTGTTATTGGTTTTTGTGCAATAGATCACGAAACACATTTAACTGCATTGTCAGAACTAGTGGGTGTTTTAAATCAAGAAGAAAAGCTAACGGCGATTTTAAATGCTGAATCATCAAAAGAAATTATGGATATTTTTCAAAAGGAGGAAAAACAATGA